A window of the Tenebrio molitor chromosome 1, icTenMoli1.1, whole genome shotgun sequence genome harbors these coding sequences:
- the LOC138132821 gene encoding RNA-binding protein 25-like: protein MVPIQVTNAPQIRVLPRLNPNREQLKQMQGPAVTVFVGNITERAPDAMIRQILAACGHVISWKKVKAFGFCELAGPDAGLRAVRLLHDLMVGDKRLVAKVDAKTKTVFDEYKAERRKKEKGSSPLQDEPEEDVLDEETQALDAVAVERIKQIINEYQDEMNNFELKKEEEVIEKCHKVLEEADVEEEKGDLITREIGKFREIMKVS from the exons ATGGTACCTATTCAGGTAACCAACGCACCGCAAATTCGAGTCTTACCGAGGCTGAACCCCAACAGGGAGCAATTGAAGCAGATGCAAGGCCCTGCCGTTACAGTCTTCGTCG GAAATATCACAGAAAGAGCGCCCGACGCTATGATTCGACAAATTCTGGCCGCCTGCGGACACGTCATTAGCTGGAAGAAGGTAAAAGCATTTGGTTTTTGTGAACTAGCAGGACCTGACGCCGGCTTAAGGGCTGTTAGGTTGCTCCACGATCTCATGGTTGGGGACAAGAGGCTGGTCGCCAAGGTCGACGCCAAGACAAAAACGGTTTTTGATGAATACAAAG ctgagagaagaaaaaaggagAAGGGTTCGTCGCCCCTTCAAGATGAACCGGAAGAAGACGTTTTGGATGAAGAAACGCAAGCTCTAGACGCTGTTGCGGTAGAAAGAATCAAGCAAATCATTAACGAGTACCAAGACGAAATGAACAACTTTGAGCTCAAAAAAGAAG aGGAGGTGATCGAAAAGTGTCACAAAGTGTTAGAGGAAGCCGACGTTGAGGAAGAAAAAGGTGACTTGATCACGAGGGAGATCGGAAAGTTCCGCGAGATCATGAAAGTAAGTTGA
- the LOC138122278 gene encoding luciferin 4-monooxygenase-like, producing the protein MNSTGTNYFNLSDDYVITAADVKFEATESLGVTMFKRMKKHKDNVAQIDAQTGEKDTYNDLLRRSVRTALHMADKNITRDHIVTLCTHNHMNCVDPYIATQFLGARMASIHPSLSPQEMTHALKQLRPKILFVAPQSAATIEKILQDISLDSEVVVFGTSTKHTEFSHFIRPHEREEEFQPVEVENLKDTAVVYLSSGTSGLSKSICISHYSFVSQYVNFTYTENLDYEYMKQQAKRVCFPLTTLSYTSPYWISAGGLLLTSILSGNCRLVCQNFDAREAWNVIHKYTPVLLYMTPYQIMDMLDEGRPRDVDVKSVLSVIAAGSPFPKVYALKLKEQFPDADLVNGYGLTETCGVLTLFKPNDQLHRLLMQKPEKTYSVGLPLSGVSYKIVDIDTEKNLGPHQRGELRVKSKFIMNGFFNADSSEYFDEDGWLKTGDIGYYDEDYCFYVEDRIKDVFMHQTFSIAPLALENELLKHPAVKKAVVIGVPKDDGDHPMGLVVLKEGFDVSEEEIEKFVEERVPEWQRLRAGVKFIKSVPITVSHKMKRREIRQMVLEGWCE; encoded by the exons atgaattcAACAGGAACAA attACTTTAACTTGTCTGATGACTACGTCATCACGGCAGcagatgtaaaatttgaagcaaCCGAAAGCCTGGGTGTCACCATGTTCAAACGCATGAAGAAGCACAAAGACAACGTAGCTCAG ataGACGCCCAAACAGGAGAAAAAGACACTTACAACGACCTTCTACGACGCTCCGTCAGAACAGCGTTGCATATGGCGGACAAGAACATAACTCGAGATCATATCGTCACTTTATGCACTCACAACCACATGAACTGCGTAGATCCTTACATAGCTACACAATTCCTCGGCGCCAGAATGGCCTCCATTCACCCATCCTTATCACCACAGGAGATGACCCACGCGCTAAAACAACTCCGTCCAAAGATTTTGTTTGTGGCCCCCCAATCAGCAGCCACAATTGAGAAGATTCTCCAAGATATTTCTTTAGACTCGGAAGTTGTCGTCTTCGGAACCAGCACCAAACACACAGAATTTTCGCATTTTATCAGACCCCACGAAAGAGAAGAAGAGTTCCAACCTGTCGAAGTGGAAAACTTGAAAGACACAGCTGTCGTGTATCTCAGTAGCGGGACAAGTGGCTTGTCTAAGAGCATCTGCATAAGTCACTACTCTTTCGTCAGTCAATATGTCAACTTCACGTACACCGAAAATCTGGATTATGAATACATGAAACAACAAGCAAAAAGAGTGTGTTTTCCGTTGACAACACTCAGTTACACTTCTCCGTATTGGATATCAGCGGGAGGATTGTTGCTTACGAGCATCCTCAGCGGCAACTGTCGCTtggtttgtcaaaatttcgatGCAAGAGAAGCGTGGAATGTAATCCACAAATACACACCAGTTCTTCTATACATGACCCCCTACCAAATTATGGACATGCTTGACGAAGGGCGTCCGCGAGACGTCGACGTCAAAAGCGTTCTCAGTGTGATTGCGGCAGGTTCTCCATTTCCCAAGGTGTATGCTTTGAAACTGAAAGAACAATTCCCAGACGCCGACTTGGTTAATGGATATGGACTGACTGAAACTTGTGGAGTCCTCACCTTATTTAAACCCAACGATCAGCTCCACAGGCTTCTCATGCAAAAACCTGAAAAAACCTACTCTGTTGGTCTCCCGTTATCCGGAGTATCCTACAAG ATTGTCGACATTGACACCGAGAAGAACTTGGGGCCACACCAGCGCGGAGAGCTCCGCGTCAAATCGAAATTCATCATGAACGGCTTCTTCAACGCAGATTCTTCAGAATATTTCGACGAAGACGGGTGGTTGAAGACAGGAGATATTGGCTACTACGACGAAGACTACTGTTTCTATGTGGAGGACAGGATTAAAGACGTTTTTATGCACCAGACATTTTCTATCGCGCCTTTGGCGCTCGAAAACGAGCTGCTGAAGCATCCTGCTGTCAAGAAAGCTGTGGTGATTGGGGTGCCAAAAGATGATGGAGATCATCCGATGGGTCTGGTCGTTCTGAAGGAAGGTTTTGATGTTAGTGAGGAAGAAATCGAGAAGTTTGTGGAGGAAAGAGTACCGGAGTGGCAGAGATTAAGAGCTGGGGTGAAGTTTATCAAGTCGGTACCGATAACAGTTAGCCATAAGATGAAGAGGAGGGAGATCAGGCAGATGGTTTTGGAGGGATGGTGCGAATGA
- the LOC138122163 gene encoding uncharacterized protein produces MPETLRLRQNLQKNIPSDCIICALRPTLYINQINIYQARYFCYHSDPPVRPHFKPSTLLRCLTIVCNLILMYGVINDVNHMEKKFTTKQVVILLEIVFTATSVVFNLIFLAKNKIKLQESHGLMSLFNNKFKFGAEVILTSESARKVHTILLTLFVFLIVEEVVMFCGALIIENIDKDLLVRMCTVEFFIFTNASLGLYCTQLFYVYEYIFDKCFQDIQKYLEQVSDFSESTVTTSEALRSGAALIDRLRKLQRLYMCLRRNFLLNEQFLYPEILIIFSVDICVLMIGYGYFAVMFAQGAVALLKFDVFIIVKSLAFFLAFSNVCYQAQRVATMVRDSLERISIIKLLLQSQDILSFLFKRPVSKLSALESAQIEMLITTLILQKPQLKASDIFIVGTGFLASVLGTILTYLLVALQFHALWSK; encoded by the exons ATGCCAGAAACCTTAAGGTTACgtcaaaatcttcaaaaaaatatacccaGTGATTGCATAATTTGTGCTCTCCGTCCTACTTTATACATTAACCAGATCAACATCTATCAAGCCAGATACTTCTGTTACCACTCAGACCCCCCTGTCAGACCCCACTTTAAACCATCTACTCTTCTACGATGCCTCACCATCGTGTGTAACCTCATCTTGATGTACGGCGTAATCAACGACGTCAACCACATGGAGAAGAAATTTACCACCAAGCAGGTGGTCATCCTTTTGGAAATCGTCTTCACCGCAACTTCGGTCGTCTTCAACTTGATTTTCTTGgccaaaaacaaaatcaaactaCAAGAGTCGCACGGACTGATGTCACTCTTCAACAACAAGTTTAAATTCGGAGCTGAAGTGATCTTGACGAGCGAGTCTGCAAGGAAGGTTCACACGATTTTGCTGACTTTGTTCGTCTTCTTGATCGTAGAAGAGGTGGTGATGTTTTGTGGCGCTCTGATCATAGAGAACATCGACAAAGACTTGCTTGTCAGAATGTGCACCGTCGAGTTCTTCATTTTCACCAACGCCTCCCTGGGATTGTACTGCACGCAGCTCTTTTACGTCTACGAGTACATCTTCGACAAATGTTTCCAAGACATCCAGAAGTATCTAGAGCAGGTGTCTGATTTTTCCGAAAGCACTGTCACCACCAGTGAAGCTTTGCGCTCTGGAGCGGCTCTCATCGACCGACTCCGGAAGCTCCAACGTCTGTACATGTGTCTGAGACGCAATTTCCTCTTGAACGAGCAGTTTCTCTATCCTGAAATTCTCATCATTTTCAGCGTCGACATTTGCGTCTTGATGATAGGTTACGGGTATTTTGCCGTCATGTTTGCGCAAGGAGCTGTGGCCTTGCTTAAATTCGACGTGTTTATTATTGTCAAGTCTTTGGCGTTTTTTTTGGCGTTCAGCAACGTTTGCTACCAGGCACAAAGAGTAGCAACTATGGTTCGTGACAGTTTAGagcgaatttcaataattaagCTTCTGTTGCAGAGTCAAGACATCTTGTCGTTTTTGTTCAAGCGTCCTGTCAGCAAATTAAGTGCTCTGGAGTCGGCTCAAATCGAAATGCTTATCACCACTCTGATTTTGCAGAAGCCACAACTGAAAGCCTCAGACATATTTATCGTCGGGACGGGATTCTTGGCTTCG GTCTTAGGAACCATACTGACATATTTGCTTGTGGCACTACAGTTTCATGCGTTGTGGTCCaagtag
- the LOC138122164 gene encoding uncharacterized protein, producing MFENINLQKYRKKNIPNDCVICAVRPGLYLNQINIFQATFCCYHSNPPARPQFKPSKFFKILTIISNLLLVYGVINDVKHIERHFTIKQVLIVLEILFNTSTVVFNFIYLAKNKIKLQEAHGLMSLLDSRFRFGVDMILTKESARNLYRILLWLSVLLLVEEITMFCVALIVDNIDNELLIRMCILEICIFSNATLGLFCMQHLFVYKAMFTHCFHEIEKSLVHLSAAHDSNTKVAFFNKIQKLQRLYMCLRRNLLLNEDFFQPEIFITYSIDVCLLLIGYSYFALMFFRGEVVPLKFDVYLILKSSAVVIAFSALCYEAEQLANTVCHNLYASPNKILFPCRVKMCCHSCSSIRSAS from the coding sequence atgtttgaaaacaTCAATCTCCAGAAATATCGCAAGAAGAATATCCCGAACGACTGCGTCATCTGTGCAGTCCGTCCTGGTTTATATTTAAACCAAATAAATATCTTTCAGGCCACATTCTGCTGTTACCATTCGAACCCTCCCGCGAGACCACAATTCAAACCATCCAAATTCTTTAAAATCTTGACCATCATAAGCAACCTCCTGTTGGTCTACGGTGTAATCAACGACGTCAAACACATCGAGCGACATTTTACCATCAAGCAAGTCCTCATCGTTTTGGAAATACTTTTCAACACATCTACCGTCGTTTTCAACTTTATCTATTTAGCAaagaataaaatcaaactgcaAGAAGCGCACGGGTTGATGTCGCTTCTCGACAGCAGATTCAGATTTGGCGTCGACATGATTTTGACAAAGGAGTCAGCCAGGAATCTTTACAGGATTTTATTGTGGTTGAGCGTGTTGTTGCTGGTGGAAGAGATAACAATGTTCTGTGTGGCTCTGATTGTGGACAACATCGACAACGAGTTGTTGATCCGAATGTGCATTCTAGAGATTTGCATCTTCTCTAATGCCACACTTGGACTGTTCTGCATGCAACATCTCTTCGTTTACAAAGCCATGTTTACACACTGTTTCCATGAAATCGAAAAGTCTTTGGTCCACTTATCCGCTGCTCACGATTCAAACACCAAAGTCGCTTTCTTCAACAAAATCCAAAAACTCCAACGGCTATACATGTGCCTCAGACGCAACCTCCTCCTGAATGAAGATTTTTTCCAACCGGAGATCTTCATTACTTACAGCATCGACGTCTGCTTGTTGCTCATAGGTTACAGCTACTTTGCTCTCATGTTTTTCCGAGGGGAGGTTGTCCCACTGAAATTCGACGTCTACCTCATTCTTAAATCCTCAGCGGTCGTGATTGCTTTCAGTGCGCTCTGCTACGAGGCGGAGCAACTTGCAAATACGGTTTGTCACAATCTCTATGCTTcaccaaacaaaattttatttccttGCAGAGTAAAGATGTGTTGTCATTCTTGTTCAAGTATCCGATCAGCAAGTTAA